The sequence GGGGCGCGGCTGGTGGCCCTGTGCCTCGCCCCCGGCGTGGCCGTGCTGGGCGAGGTGCTGGCACGGGAGGCCCTGTCGCTGGCCCCGGGGGGGCGGCGGCGGATGCGGCGCGAGGGCGATGCCCCCTCGCGCGCGGCGATGAAGCTGGAGGAGGCCCTCGATGGCTTGCCCTTCGAGCCCGGCCGGGGCGAGGTGTGCGTGGACCTGGGGGCGGCACCAGGCGGGTGGACCCAGCGGCTGGTGGCCCGGGGCGCCCGCGTCATCGCCGTGGACCCCGCCAAGCTGATGCCGGAGCTGGCCGCCCACCCCCGCGTCCGGCACGTCCAGGAGAGCGCCTTCGCCTTCGCCCCGGAGGAGCCGGCGGACTGGCTCTTCTGCGACATGGCCTGGCGGCCGCTGGAGGTGGCCCAGCTGCTGGCCAAGTGGGGCCGGCGCGGGTGGGCCTCGCACCTGGTGGCCAACATCAAGCTGCCCATGAAGGACAAGAACCCCCTCTTGCTGCGCGTGCGCCACGTGCTCGCCGAGGACGGCGGCTGGAGCGGGCTCACCGTGCGCCAGCTCTACCACGACCGGGATGAAGTCACGGTGACGGCCCACCGCCGCTAGGGCGGCGGCCGGCTGCGCCCGGGGAGGCCTTCGCGCTACAAGGGCGGCGATGCCCTACCCCCTCGACGATGCCACCGCCACCGCCCTCATCGCCCTTCACCCGTGGACCGTCGCCCGGAGCGCCCAGCCGGTCCAGCTCGCCGTGGAGACGCTGCTCGAGGCCGAGCGCGCCCGGCAGGGCCAGCCCGACAAGACGGGCGCCTTCGCGGCGCTCGCGCTCACCCAGGGCCCCCTCCTCAAGGAGGAGTTTGATCTATCCACCCACGCCCACCATGACGGCTGGCGCGTGGGCGCCGTCATCGCGGATGTCCAGGCGATGATCTCCGTCAACGCGCGCTTCGGCTTTCCGCTGGGGGATGCGGTGCTCCAGGCCACCGTCAGCTCCCTGGCCGCCCAGTTTCCCGGCGCCCAGGTGGTCCGCATCCACGCGGATGCCTTCGCCGCCCTGCTCACGCCCTCCTCCCAGCTCACGGTGCACGCGGATCAGCGCGAGGCCACCCGCGCACGCCTCGCCGCGGACGTGGCCCAGCGGCTGCCCGCGGACGCCCGCCCGGAAGAGCTCCCCCGCCACACGGTGACGCTGCTGGAGCTCACCGTGGATCAACCGTCGCACTGGCAGGTGCTGGGGCCGCTGCTGTGGGCCGAGCTGGAGCGCGCGCACGTGCTCGAACGGCTCGGCCGGACGCGCGACACCGTGCAGCGGCGGCGCATCCGGCTGGATGGCTTCGTCCCCGCGGGGTGAAGCCGCGCGGGCGCTGGGCGCCTAATCCTCGAGGATGAACTTGCGCGGGTTCTGCGGGATGCCGTTCACGCGGACCTCGTAATGCAGGTGCGGTCCGGTGGAGCGGCCCGTGTTGCCCACCGCGGCGATGAGCGCCCCGCGCTTCACCTTGTCACCGGCCTTCACCAGCATCTTCGCCAGGTGGCCGTAGCGCGTCTTGATGCCATAGCCGTGGTCGATGACGATGACGTTGCCGTAGCCGCCCTCGAGCCCCGCGAACACCACCGTGCCGTCCGACGGCGCGTGGATCTCCTTGCCGTGGGGGGCCGCGATGTCCAGGCCCGCGTGCGTCACCCGCTCGGCCGTGTACGGATCCAGCCGCTGGCCGAAATCGCTCGTCACCCACCCGCGCGCCGGCCACACGGACGGCGTGGAGGCCAGGAGCGACTTCTGATCCTGGAAGTACGCCTGCAGTTCCTGGAGGCTCTGCTCCTGCCGGGTGGCCTCCGCCGAGAGCTTGTCGAGCTTGCCCAGCAGCACCCCGGGCACTTCCGCGTGGGACAGCTGCGTGAACTGCGTGTCCGTGGTGGGCGAGGTGGTCCCCGGCTCCGTGGGGCCCATGGCCAGGTTGCGCTGCGGATCCGACAGCAGCGTCATGGCGCGCAGCTTCTGGTCGAAGCGCTCCACCCGGTCCAGCGTGGAGCCGATGTGCTCGATGCGCTCGCGCACCGACTTGAGCTGGCCGCGCAGCGTGAGGTTCTCCTCGCGCAGGATGCGGTTCTCCGCGGCGTCCTTCGCCACCTGGAAGTAGTGGGCCGTCGCCCCCAACGCCATGCCGGTCACCAGCACCACCCCCACGCCCAGCTGGATCAGAAAGGCCCGCTGGATGTGGAAGCGCTTGACCGGGGAGTTGTGGTCCGAGACCACCATGAGGGTGTAGGACTTTTTCGCCACGAACAGC is a genomic window of Stigmatella erecta containing:
- a CDS encoding M23 family metallopeptidase; the encoded protein is MAKKSYTLMVVSDHNSPVKRFHIQRAFLIQLGVGVVLVTGMALGATAHYFQVAKDAAENRILREENLTLRGQLKSVRERIEHIGSTLDRVERFDQKLRAMTLLSDPQRNLAMGPTEPGTTSPTTDTQFTQLSHAEVPGVLLGKLDKLSAEATRQEQSLQELQAYFQDQKSLLASTPSVWPARGWVTSDFGQRLDPYTAERVTHAGLDIAAPHGKEIHAPSDGTVVFAGLEGGYGNVIVIDHGYGIKTRYGHLAKMLVKAGDKVKRGALIAAVGNTGRSTGPHLHYEVRVNGIPQNPRKFILED
- a CDS encoding diguanylate cyclase, with the translated sequence MPYPLDDATATALIALHPWTVARSAQPVQLAVETLLEAERARQGQPDKTGAFAALALTQGPLLKEEFDLSTHAHHDGWRVGAVIADVQAMISVNARFGFPLGDAVLQATVSSLAAQFPGAQVVRIHADAFAALLTPSSQLTVHADQREATRARLAADVAQRLPADARPEELPRHTVTLLELTVDQPSHWQVLGPLLWAELERAHVLERLGRTRDTVQRRRIRLDGFVPAG
- the rlmM gene encoding 23S rRNA (cytidine(2498)-2'-O)-methyltransferase RlmM, encoding MAVCPARGQDTVKRNRAHAMSPRRNPPPRSGHRPGPRPSRPPGRAPERPTPASPGPQAPPRVRIPHTPAQTLPPRPDRWLWTCRAGFEPHLFEELAWAGAAPRLLGEALIESDGAPGLAPAFARQGMRVLASFPSPSPGLSADALARSVAARPRGSPLVLQAYTPDTPSGNALAPQADALVEAVRALLPPERLLEDPNRAREAGARLVALCLAPGVAVLGEVLAREALSLAPGGRRRMRREGDAPSRAAMKLEEALDGLPFEPGRGEVCVDLGAAPGGWTQRLVARGARVIAVDPAKLMPELAAHPRVRHVQESAFAFAPEEPADWLFCDMAWRPLEVAQLLAKWGRRGWASHLVANIKLPMKDKNPLLLRVRHVLAEDGGWSGLTVRQLYHDRDEVTVTAHRR